One genomic region from Drosophila busckii strain San Diego stock center, stock number 13000-0081.31 chromosome 3R, ASM1175060v1, whole genome shotgun sequence encodes:
- the LOC108604705 gene encoding elongation of very long chain fatty acids protein 7 has protein sequence MTTYMKIFNERISGLAKGVDETVDSWFLMSSPGPVITVVMLYLLFVLKIGPEYMKNRKPMDLKRVMVLYNAFQVCYSIWMCRTSIQESNVMSSIFSKKCEIVRTREQNLTLYSGAWFYFFSKIIDLLDTTFFVLRKKNNQVSFLHVYHHTITVLFSWGYLKYAPGEQGVIIGILNSGVHIIMYFYYMVAAMGPQYQKYLWWKKYMTSIQLIQFVLILGYMLAVGAKGCNMPKTLTFFFVANTVIFLYLFGNFYRKTYKKNKALEANGSGSGRGMNLAQSALRAAGGMGCMPMQSKVNSNSNNNNNNDCSQFKPYLDLNNNKVKPLKQE, from the exons ATGACGACCTACATGAAGATATTCAACGAGCGCATCTCGGGCCTGGCCAAGGGCGTAG ATGAAACTGTGGACAGTTGGTTTCTGATGAGCTCACCGGGTCCAGTGATTACTGTGGTGATGCTTTATCTGCTCTTTGTGCTCAAAATTGGTCCCGAGTATATGAAGAATCGCAAGCCAATGGATCTGAAACGCGTTATGGTGCTCTACAATGCCTTTCAGGTGTGCTATTCCATCTGGATGTGTCGCACG TCCATACAGGAGAGCAATGTTATGAGCTCGATCTTCTCCAAGAAGTGCGAAATTGTGCGCACTCGCGAACAGAACCTAACACTTTACTCAGGCGCCTGGTTCTACTTCTTCTCCAAGATCATCGATCTGCTGGACACCACATTCTTTGTGCTGCGCAAGAAGAACAACCAGGTCTCATTTCTGCATGTCTACCATCACACCATTACCGTGCTCTTCTCTTGGGGCTATCTGAAGTATGCGCCGGGCGAACAGGGCGTCATCATTGGCATCCTCAACTCGGGCGTGCACATCATTATGTACTTCTATTACATGGTCGCCGCCATGGGACCGCAGTACCAGAAGTATCTCTGGTGGAAGAAGTACATGACATCCATTCAGCTGATACAGTTTGTGCTTATTCTGGGCTACATGTTGGCTGTGGGTGCCAAGGGCTGCAACATGCCCAAGACATTGACCTTCTTCTTTGTGGCCAACACTGTTATCTTCCTGTATCTGTTTGGCAACTTCTACCGCAAGACCTACAAGAAGAACAAGGCGCTGGAGGccaatggcagcggcagcggccgAGGCATGAACCTGGCCCAATCGGCATTGCGTGCTGCTGGCGGCATGGGCTGCATGCCAATGCAGAGTAAAgtgaacagcaacagcaacaacaacaacaacaacgactgcAGCCAGTTTAAGCCGTACTTGGacctgaacaacaacaaggtgAAGCCACTAAAGCAGGAATAA
- the LOC108602440 gene encoding elongation of very long chain fatty acids protein AAEL008004 codes for MAAVNATQTDYWHFLFVELADPRTNDWFLIKSPLPLLSILGCYLLFVLSWGPRFMRDRKPFKLERTLLIYNFIQVALSVWMVYEGVCIWREYSWRCQPVDWSRTPKAYREARSVYVYYIAKITELLDTIFFVLRKNDRQVTFLHVYHHTVMPMISWGTSKYYPGGHGTFIGFINSFVHIIMYSYYFLSAFGPQMQKYLWWKKYITNLQMIQFCCAFIHQTQLLYTDCGYPRWSVCFTLPNAVFFYFLFNDFYQKSYKKKQAAAAQAKANAKALENNNNNNNNSCAKDLNAAAQLTAAQKKAL; via the exons ATGGCGGCCGTGAACGCAACTCAAACGGACTACTGGCACTTTTTATTTGTCGAACTGGCGG ATCCGCGCACCAATGACTGGTTTCTGATCAAGTCACCGCTGCCACTGCTGAGCATACTGGGCTGCTATCTGCTCTTTGTGCTGTCCTGGGGGCCACGCTTCATGCGCGATCGCAAGCCCTTTAAACTGGAGCGCACGCTGCTGATCTACAACTTTATTCAAGTGGCGCTGAGCGTGTGGATGGTCTACGAGGGCGTTTGCATCTGGCGTGAATACAGCTGGCGCTGCCAGCCTGTGGACTGGTCACGCACTCCCAAAGCGTACAGAGAGGCGCGCAGTGTCTATGTTTACTACATTGCCAAGATCACTGAGCTGCTGGACACAATCTTCTTTGTGCTGCGCAAGAACGATCGCCAGGTGACGTTCCTGCATGTTTATCATCATACGGTCATGCCCATGATCAGCTGGGGCACCAGCAAATATTATCCTGGCGGCCATGGCACCTTCATTGGCTTCATCAACTCGTTTGTGCACATCATTATGTACTCCTACTATTTCCTCTCTGCCTTTGGACCTCAAATGCAAAAGTATCTGTGGTGGAAGAAGTACATTACCAATCTGCAAATG ATTCAATTCTGCTGCGCTTTTATTCACCAAACCCAACTGCTCTACACTGACTGCGGCTATCCCAGATGGTCTGTCTGCTTTACGCTGCCCAACGCTGTCTTCTTCTACTTTCTGTTCAACGATTTCTATCAGAAGTCCTACAAGAAGAAGCAGGCTGCTGCCGCTCAGGCCAAGGCCAATGCCAAGGCTCtagagaacaacaacaacaacaacaacaacagctgcgccAAGGATCTGAAtgctgcagcgcagctgacAGCAGCGCAGAAGAAAGCGCTATAA